In Heterodontus francisci isolate sHetFra1 chromosome 48, sHetFra1.hap1, whole genome shotgun sequence, a single window of DNA contains:
- the znhit1 gene encoding zinc finger HIT domain-containing protein 1 codes for MVEKKRESLGRSQDGGQRRVLDQATRQRRLNRQLDALEKDNFQDDPHANLPQLKRLPQFDDHTESAKKKKKTRGDHFKQRFRKNFQSLLEEQNLSASEGPNYLTTCASPSKLPQRHFCAVCGFPSNYTCASCGARYCCVKCLGTHQETRCLKWTV; via the exons ATGGTGGAGAAGAAACGGGAGAGTTTGG GCAGGTCCCAGGATGGCGGACAGCGGCGGGTTCTGGACCAGGCCACTCGGCAGCGGCGCCTGAACCGGCAGCTGGACGCCCTGGAGAAGGACAACTTCCAGGATGATCCGCACGCAAACCTCCCGCAGCTCAAACGCCTGCCGCAGTTCGATGACCACACGGAGtccg caaagaagaagaaaaaaactcGGGGCGATCACTTCAAGCAGCGATTCAGGAAGAATTTCCAGTCACTATTAGAGGAGCAG AACCTGAGTGCGAGCGAAGGACCGAACTACCTGACAACCTGTGCCTCTCCTTCCAAACTGCCCCAGCGCCATTTCTGTGCAGTGTGTGGTTTTCCATCCAACTACACCTGTGCATCATGTGGAGCCCGTTACTGCTGCGTCAAGTGCCTGGGGACACATCAGGAAACCAG GTGCCTGAAGTGGACGGTGTAA